In Miscanthus floridulus cultivar M001 chromosome 19, ASM1932011v1, whole genome shotgun sequence, the DNA window CGGGTAAATCAATGCCTCGAAACCTTTCTCCGCTGTTTTGCTCATTCCTACCCTTCCCAGTGGCATCGTTGGTTGTCCCTTGCGGAGTATTGGTATAATACATCTTTCCATTCTGCATTGGGCAAGTCACCTTTCGAGGTCCTGTATGGGTTTCCTCCTTGACACATGGGTCTGGATGTGGAATCGGTTGCTCCTGTCCCAGATTTGCAATCTTGGCTGGCTGGTCGCAGAAACATGCAGGAGCTTATCCAACAACACTTGCTGCGTGCTCAGGAACGCATGAAGCGTCAAAGCTGACAAGGGTCGTTCAGAGCGGGTGTTCTCAGTAGGTGACAAAGTGTTCTTGAAGCTCCAACCATATGTACATTCTTCTCTGTTACGCCGCGCAAATCACAAGCTGTCATTTCGTTTCTTTGGGCCTTTCAACATTCTCGAGAAGATTGGACCAGTAGCTTACAAATTGGAGTTACCACCACCCTCCTCGATACACCCAGTGtttcatgtgtcccagctgaagctGTCGCCTGGTGCTCAACAAGTATCTTCTGCCTTGCCTTCTAACTTGCAGCCTTTCCAAGTGCCACTGCGTATTCTACAACGTCGCTGGACTTCGAGAGATCACCCCATGGAGCAGGGTCTCATACAGTGGTCTCACACTCCACCGGAGTTGGCTACCTGGGAGCTACTTGTCACTCTACGACAGCAGTTTCTGTGTGCGCCGGCCTGGGGGCATGCCGGCTCTGAAGACCTGGGGACTGTCAACAGCGCTGACCCGGTGGCTTCCGAAGAAGAAGCTGCTGCTTCCAGCGCACTTACCAGGCTACCACCAGTTCGGTCCAAGAGAATGATGAAGCTCAGCTCGAGGGTGGTTGGCCTATCTTAGATCAACTAGAGTCATAGTATAAGTAGTAAAGAGGAATGTGAGAAGGACAGGAAGAGAAATATAAAAAACCCTAAATTCAGTTTTAATTATTCACGGTAGCTTTATCTCTCTAATTCTGTTCTTCCTGTATCCCTTCCCGCCTCAGCACCGACGGTGCTAACACACTGCTGCTCCTACGGCCTACGCATAGTTTTTTCACTTTCCTGTTGTGTAAAAGAAATTCGCGTTACAGCGACAGTTTGGGCGGTGGAGGGTAGGTGGATGGCGGTGACATCGAAGCTTTGCGCTTTTGCTGCTGCAGGACCCCATTCTACACCGAGGAAGGGTAGGATGTCAATCGGATTTCTTTATTGCGAATTATGGTTGCAAGTTCGGTGTTTTTATCTAAGATTTCTTCAGAGACATTGGGTATCTTTTCTCAAAGCGAActacatttctccccctcgaagTCAATGTCTTTCTTTGACTTGTGCATATTCTTAATCCTTGAATCATAGTAGGATATCCATGACAGATCACATAAGCAACACGTGCAATACAATACATCACTGGGCAGTTGGTCCTGGCCAAGATGCAGTTAGGAACTCAGGATCACTATCCCCAAATCGCTCCTATCACTGTCATCTAACTACCATCTGGGGAATCAGGAATGGTCCTGCCGTGCAAGCAAACCATTAACGTTCCCCATGGCGTCATCTGTACATGCTTAAGTACCTTTGGATTAGATTGTGATTATTCTCGATGTATATAGCCCACCATTTGGACGACCTTCAACCGCACAGTTGAATGTGTCGTATGCTTGTTGtacattgattgattgattgatgctACAGAAATTAACGAGAATGAGATTGCAGCGTCACATCCTGTATGTTCATGGTACCACCAATGTTGAAATTTCAGTGAAATGGTCCAAGAATCTTGCGCCGGACAAGTGAGGAGCAAAGGCTTTGCAGCCTCCGgctccggggggggggggggtggggggggggggggggggggggggggggggggcatcgaAGTCAGAAATGGTCCCTCCCCTGATATTCCCTGCACCAACTGGTCTGACTGACCTCCCCCTCTTTTGTGTCTGAAAGTAAAATGCCGAGGCGGCTCGAGGCGGGCGATGTGTAAAACCCATCGCAATTTCACGCCAAGACGTGCCTGCCGTCTGTCTGCCGAACATCTATCTTTTCCCAGCAAGCATGGCACTGCATCTCCGTTGCTTTCCCAGTGCCAGTCTGCTGTCTGCAGCTCACCCCAAAAACGAAACACCCAACTACCCAAGCAAACCGCTTGTCACAAGAGGCAACTGCACAGGAAGAAGGCATGGAAAATGTGGAGACGGAGCCGAGGCGAGAGACGGGGAAAAGGGCAGCCGGACGAAGCTGGCCCGGCAGGTAGGTACGGGTAAGCTGACTGTCCGTCGCGTCCGCACGGACCATGCTGCTTGCGAGCAAAAGAGCCAAAGAGGAGGTGGAAAACCCCCAAAAAGCTGCGCCCAAGCTTCGAAGCCGGAATCCAAAGCTGTACGAGATCCTCGTGCGGATAGCTTTGGTTGCTTGCTAACCGTAGCGAGCTGGACCGGAACAAAGCGGTTCAGAGTTTCAGACGCTGCCGAGATTTTTGTATAACGGCTTGGTTCTGAGTTCTGACTGAAGCTTCCATGGAAATTTTGTGTCTGAAAGTCAGCAGCAGATGCTTGGCCTTGGCATGCTGCTGTAGCTCAGTCCTGCGACAGCACGGCTGCCACGCGCCACCAAAAGTTGGGCAGGAAACTTCTTATGGATAATAATTAATTAAGTAGACAGATAAGTAAGACAGCCAGGCAGGTAAGGTTCACGAGACGTCAACATAATAATCCATGACGTTGAGCATCGGAACTGGTGAGGTTCCTGCTCACTTTCTCGATCTGATCCAGCTTTTCCTGTATACCGTATATCTCTGATCACATACAAGTAGCACCAAATATCTCGCGTTAAAAATTGGACAGAGGATCGCTCGCTAGTCTGTATACCGTATATATTTGTGTTATAAGAGATGGATAATAGGAATCCCTTGCTAGGAAGCACAACAGCTCATCTTCGTATATAGTAGTATGCTATGAGATCTGAAGCACGAAACTTTGCAATCAAATACGCACGAATCCCGTGCGCttcacttttttttttgtatGCACAGTTACACGCTTTGGTGCTACGGTGCCATAGAGGCATGGAGCTGGAACAGCGTCACTGGAACAAAGAGCAAGATATCACCACGACAGTTACTGCCAGTACCAATCATCTGGACGCTCGGATCGGGTGTACGCCGTACGCGCTACAACAATTGCCATGTTTGCTTCGCtgattggctgatttgttgtgagagaaaaataatgttcattaacttaaaaaaaaaagttgacttACCAAGCGAATACCTCTGCACATCTCTGTGGATAACGTACGGTAACAACAATCGCCGTCCGTGGCCACGCACGCCATGACAGTACTCCAGTATGACACCAGCAAAAGCGCCCGTTTTCCGCGAGGCGCAGGATCCGTCACACCACACGGCGAAGCGAGCCGCGAACGGCCACACGCGGACACGCTTCCGCCCGCCGAGGCCGAAGCGCGCAGGAAGGCGCGCGCGCGGTCCGCCCGTCCGCCGTCCAGCCCAGGGCCAGCCAAGCCAGCCTGTCCCGGTCGGTGCGTGCccgcctgcccctgcccctgcccctctCGTCAGCCAGATCCACCCCGCGCGAACCAACCGGGGCGCCGGGACCCCCATCCAGCGGCCCCCGCCCCCGCGTGGCCACGGCGGCACCGCGGCAGGGCAGGCAGGCACCTTCCCTGAAGAAGGAAGCCCCAGCCCGGCAGGCGCCAGCCGTCCCCGTCCCCCGCCTATTTATTCTCGCCCCTCCCATCCCCCTCCATCCATCGCTTCGTCGTCCTCTTCCACACCACACCGAGAAAGAACAAGCATCAGCCACCGGAGCTCACGGAATCACAATCAGCatccgccgcccgccgccgaccATCCATCCTCCTTCTACACACATGGCGTCACGGcagcagaggcagcagcaggcggGAGCGGCAGCAGCGGCGTCCTCGGCGGCCGTGGACTTCGAGGACTACCTGCCGGTGATGGCGGAGCGGCTGGGCGAGGACGGGATGATGCGGGAGCTGGCGAGCGGGTTCCGCCTGCTCATGGACCCGGCGCGGGGGCTCATCACCTTCGACAGCCTCCGCCGCAACGCGCCGCTGCTGGGCCTGGGCGGCATGTCCGACGACGACCTCCGCGGGATGCTCGCCGAGGGCGACTTCGACGGCGACGGTGCGCTGAGCGAGATGGAGTTCTGCGTGCTCATGGTGCGCCTCAGCCCCGAGCTCATGGACGAGCCCCGCAGGTGGCTCGACGACGCCGTCGACCAGGCGTCCCGCTTCCTCTTCACCAGCTGATCGGTCGGTCGAGATGGATAGGAAATTGATTGTCGACGTCGTCGTCTTCACTTCttttttgaattcttcttcttcttgccgttgtTCATAGCTGGATCGTCAGGCAGGGATGGACTGCTGATTGGTCGATGGATTTCCATCCGTGTGTACTCATCTGCTGTTCCTTCCTTCCCATTTCCCAATGGAGTCTGAATTAATCAATCAACATAGTACATGCTTCCCCTTCTGACCATCACATTTTCACACGGTGCACATTGCGTCTCTGTTGCTTGTAATCGAGCTTAGCATTGGGTACAGACTACAGAGGAAATTCTCCGGACGACCTTTTGGCAACACGGCTGTGAATGCTGACTATGCGGTTCCCAGTTCGGCAGTTCTATACTCCTGCTTCGTAGGAAAACATGTGGAaaaaaaggatttttttttttgcacaacAAATAATCAGATTGGGTCGAGAACTCGAGATGGATCAGTATTGTAGTATGATCGTGCATTCAGCGACCCTGAAGTCTTCTTCTCGAACAGTAGCGGCAGTTTCGGTTGACCTTGTGCCGTGATGCGCACAACCAAAAGGAAATGGAGGCGACACAGAAGCACTTGTCTGGTCAAAGCCTCGAGCGTTAGCAGCCAGTGCTGCCCGAGGGTCAGGTCAGCGTCAGCGAGCGGGACCGCGCAGGCGCCGAGTGCTTCTCGCGGGCAGGGCGTTTGACGAGGCAGGGCGAAAGAAAAACGAGCAGCCACAGGCGCGGAACGGGGCCCCAGTTCAACACGGCGAAAGCAGGGGAGACGGGCGTGAGTGCTTCACTTTCTCAGTGTGTTTACTCGGTCCGCACCAACGTCCTCGTCACGAAACGGAACGGAAGCCGGCCCCGGTTTGTGTATAAGCCGGGCTCGGTTTCGTTTCGTCGCGCTTTTGTTTGACAGGAACTGGAACTCCCTCACGTCGGAGCCGCTTTTCATCTgccttttgtgtgtgtgtgtgtgtgtacagTACACGTTCTTGGGCTGACGCGAGGAGTCGCATGTATGCTGGAGCGGGAGCTTCCGGAAAGGTGGCCGGAAGCTTCAAAAGCGAGGCACAGGAGGTACGGGCCACAGGGAGTCGGGGACCCAAGGAAAGCAGCCGAAAGCGACGCTCCCTCGAGGCGTTTCTCAATTTCCCTTCCGGGTCAGCAGCGTCAGGCAGGCTCCGAGCCTCCAGCGTCAGTGACGTCACCGCTGCGATTCGCCCGATCTAAATACGCACCGCCTGGAGTCTGGACCATGGCAGcgccgtcggcgtcggcgtcggcggcagCGACGTCTGGTCCACTGCCGTGCCCGATCGCGTATCCACCCACTAACTTGTTGTCTCCGGCATGAGCTGAGCTTCGCACCCAATTTCCCGGGCTGACTCTTACCGTTTCCTGGGCGCCGTACGTCTTCCACTAGTATGGTGCGTCTGCGTCCCCGCCGGCCGCCGGCTTGGCTGAAACCGATGTGACTGGTGCCGCGTCGTCACGATCCAACCAACGCCCGGCGGCATCAAGTCGGGCCGCCGGGACAGTCTCATCTGAATCTGGCAGAGATGCATGAACCATCGGTCGGTCTCGCCGCCCGTCCCGTTTCTCTCGCGCCTTGTTCAGTGCACGCGCAGGCCCCATAACAAATCATTGGGGGCTTCTCGGATCTGTCAAACTCCAACACGTCGTAATCTCTGCACAGTCGCTGGTTCATCGAGCTGGCCCGATGCACGTACGAACGTCAGATTCTTGGTTCCGTTCTGATGGAAATATATACGTACAAATCGTGGAGTAAGATTCTTTGGTACTCCTGCTCCAGATGCTAGCCGATGCGCTCGCCGGGCGTGAACTGTAAGCCAGATGCCAGATCACGGCCAAGCTGTAAGCCTGCAACCTTCGTGCCTGCCTCTCGTAGCTTCCTTTGTATAGTGCCATTTGCAGCACGTTGATCTGCCCCGTGCTACAAGATGGACGACGCAGTAGCATTATATTAACTAATCTGATGATTGCCACTGAGCTGTACACACACGAACGCACGCAAGAACAAGTCCTCTTGTGTGAtcggcaacggcaacggcaaccACCGGTAGTGTGTGTAGCGGCAGCCGGAGCACATCCAGCTGCGTCTGACAAAACAAACCCGGACTTGTCGCGGCCTGCGCCATGGATTCGCAGCACGCTGTCTCCCCTGCCGGCCGCGGCGACGGCACGCTGGCAACGGCATCCCCGCCGGGTCCGGCGGGGCGCCAGCGCCAACTGCCGGCCGCGGCTGGTCGTCTCGTCTGGTCAATCCGATGCGCACGCACGCTGGTCTCGTGTCTCGTCTCCATCGCCCGGTCGATCGATCTGAAGGCGAGCCCACGCGATCCGTCGACGCATGCTGCATGCACACGTGAGGCTCGCTCGCTCACCCGGGCTGCTCTGCGTGAGCTGTCCTTTTTTATTTGCTGCAAATTGGCAGCGAGTCAGATGGGAGCCGGTGCGACGAGCGTGACAGTTGCCTGGCGATCCTGATGAGCTGAGCTGTCCCCTCCACACCCACCGCGCTGTCGCGGAGAGCCGAGGGCAGGCACAGCTGTGCAGGCAGGACGCATTATTCTGGGCGCGCGCCGGCTTCTCGgattcttcttctccctcgacgTGCCGGCCGTCGCCATGTGtgcgctggtgctgctgctgatcCTGTGACTACGCATGTTGCCGTTGTTTAATCTTTGCGGTAGCGCTGGATCGCGAGCTTTGGATGCTTTCCAACTGCGTGCGTGTGGGCGTGTAGACGTCATCGCGCGCACCTAGCTACCTACTAGATCGCGTCCCCGTGTCCATGGTGGTGTCCTCTGGTTCCGGATCGGTAGTGCCAGTAAACAAGGCCGTTGCTGCCGAGACACAGACATCGAGCAATACTACAGCAGCAAGTTGCAGCACCGGCCGCCGCCAGTGACGTTTCAGTCGCTGTCAAAATTTGTCTCCTGATCAGTGGCAACTGGTGCTCTGGCGTGCAACTTGCGCTCGCTGCGTGCCCTTCCTTCCTGCTGACCGCCAACGGTGCTGCCAGAGCTGTGCGGATGATGAAAGCAACCGGCAACGACAGCAGCGTGCTCCCTCCCTGCTTCGCTTCGGAATCGTGCGTTGCGTGCACGGAGAAAGGAATCCGAATCCAGTCGATCTGTCTGTCATCTGTGCATTGTTGGTGTTCAGACCCCCGAGACCGTGGACCTGCCTCGCTGGACTGTTCTCTATCCTTGAGGCGATTACGATCGATCGCTTGATGATCTGCGTTGTCAGATAACACCACCTGATGATCGCCTGGTCTTTCTGCACTTGTCCACTCCATCCACGTTTACTCGTCCATATCGACGCAGATTGATATCCAGAAGATTAgcagtctgttcggttggctggttcgtatcattgctggttcgtgaagaagtactgctggttggtttgtgtgacagaaaaatactgttccggctggaaatttacaatcgtttatgacaagccacagccaaatgaacaggCTGTAGGAGTCCGGCTCTGATTCTTAGGAGTCCGGCTCTGATTCTTGTTTGAGTAGAGTGTCTTTGATGTAAAGCAAGAGATTCAAGAGACAAAATGAGAGTGGAAACTCTTGTTCTTCATCGATCCATGGCtaccatacacacacacacacacacacatatatatatatatatatatatatatatatatatatatatatatataacctgtTTAATATGATGTTTTGAACATGTTATAGTTTTAAAAGGAGTCTCCCCTTGAACCTTGCAACTCTCAACGTCGTCGCATATCAATCTCAATAACACATTGTGAAATGTAGAAATTGGTAGGGACTTAGTGAATAAATCTCATGAAGTTATCACTTGATTTAGTTTGCAAGGCGTTTATCTTCTCACTTTCGTGAgaataacaaatttatataaGGCAATATAGTGATATTACTCATATATAATCTGATTACATCCGAGCAACACAGGTTGCATTATCTTTGAAGATAATGGCTAGTGATTCGGTGAAATCAAAAGTGACCATTCAATAAAGTCATACATGTTAATGTAATACTTCAGAACGAGGAGTGGAAGTAGCCACTAAAGTCAAGTTTGATGACTCCCATGAGAACTTCACCACTATAACATCAGTATGTGATATGGCTTTATGGGGATTAAATAGCCAATATCTCTATAACCAACTATGATCATATTTTAATTCATATAATAATAAATCAAGATCTTTTGTGCCATATAGATATATGTGGATATCCTCTTTAACTCCTACCTTTCGGTGTTATAGAAGTTACATTATTTCAAGCTATAGCAAGTATCTGTAGATGCAATATTAGGCCTGTTGCGATATGCAAGATACATAAGCGATTTATGACACTATAAGGTTATCATCCCAGGGTCTAAATGAATATTGATCCATATTTAGGGATTGAACGACCATTAGCGGTGATAGTACGATTGAAAGACTGATGTCTCCGCAATCACACCTGGTGCGCGGGCACTACCGATTTCGACCTTGGACGTGGCTGCGGCTGCGTTCGCGTTGCTGCCTGAGGCCACGAGCACGCGGCCACATACGGGCACACAACTGCCGCTAACCGTTGCCACTCGGACGCCACGACGCGGCGGCGTCCATTACCGTAGAGGTAAAAAGACAATAGCGCTCGTTACCGTCCTACTTTTGTTTTGAGATCGTCCTTGATCTTGATTCTTTCGATGTGGAGGACGATCACCGTGTTGCAATGAAGCCGTCATCGAAATCTTTGTTGATGGCTGGCTTCAGTGCTTTGCGAACTCCATATTCTTCTCGTTCTTGCAGTACAGCAACAGCGCCGGTGAACTTTTCTGGCTTCTCAACTTGCAGTGGAGAGCGCGTGCATGATAACGTGTTTGTAGTAGAGTGTCTTTGATGTAAAGCAACAGACTCAAGAGACAAAATGAGAGTGGAAACTCTTGTTCTTCATTGTATATGTGAAAGGACACTTCTGAACGGGTGCATTCTAAGAGAGCGGTCATAGCAATTCTGACAGTACCACTCTTCCGCAGAATCACTCGATTTGGTTCTGTATTGGTTTATTAGTGGACAGGGTGTTTTTCCGTGTTGATTCCAATTCGCAATTTCTTTAAGGCCTCTGTTCGTTAGTGTCGGATTGGTCCGTTCCAGGACCCGTTCTGAGTGGATTGCTGCGGCCCGTTTTCAATCCAGATGTGAATTGGAATGGCTGTTCGTTTGGTCTGGCCTGAAAAGAAAACCGGCCCGGCTTGGCCTTCCCCCCACACTCCACGACACGGATCAGATCCTCGTGTCTTCCTCCGGATCGAAACCTGGAGTCCCCGCGAGCCGATGGCTAGGGACGGCGCGGCGGCGCGAGTTGACGGTGCGGCAGCGCGTCACAACACCGACGGCGACCATCTCCCATCCAAACGTCCACCCTCTCCGCTGCCTTCTCACCAGTAAGGCGCCACCCCCTCTTCCTTCCCCTCTCCGGTCCTCGTGTTTCTTGTTCTTGACTTGAGGTGCATGTTGGTGAAACAACGATGGCACAGGTAGTCGGGCGAGCTCCTGCTGGCCGGTGAGGATGCTCGGAGGTGGGGCTTTAATTTGTGTGGGGAGCGGAGCGGCCGAGGGAGGGATGGAATCATGGGTTGGTCGACAAGATCTGAGCTCATAGTGCTGTAGCTGCTACCTTCTGGACTGCTGTAGCTTGGATGCTTCATCTAATTTTGGGGGAAAAtagagagcagagggagaagtGTGAGCTGCTGCTTCTGGCCTGATGTTCGAgcacagagagagagaaaatttgCCCAGGTGCAGAGGGGTGTACGGAGGCGCTAGTTTGCTGTGCTCATGTAGAAGtgaggtcttgtttagttcctctcTGTATCATCAAATGTtttaagtattaaatatagattaaaaaaataattagttgcacagtttgcgactaatttgcgagacgaatcttttaagcctaattagttcatgatttgataatgtggtgctacagtaacacatgtgctaatgatgaattaattgggcttaataaattcgtctcgcggattactgacggattctgtaatttatttttttattagtatccgaacacctcatgGGACATCCTCATATGACACTTGATGTGACACCCCAATACTTTACACCATAAATTTAAACAAGGTATGATTGGAGAAGGAATAATTGATTGAGGTATATCATTTCTGCTTGCTTGTTTAGTGCTTAGTTGAGAGCATTTTGGTCAGTTGCTTCCGTCGATTCAGATGGTAAGAGAATGAAAAATTGATTTTGGCTAGATGGCTAAAAAATGGAAAACAATCTTGGTTATTAGATTTCTCTTAGTCAAAGGTAGCAATGTGTACGGTGCTATACAAGTCCAGTCTGTATCATTAAAAATCAGTACTGCCATGCGCTAATTTTCGTACATATTGAAATATTCACATTTACTCATTGTGGGGCCTTTCAGTTCTGTTAGTGGAAGGTGGAAGCAAAATATTTCTGTCGAAGGACACTCCATGTGATCTTGCATTCTTTAATATATAAATCAGCTCCATACTAAAATTTTGAGATTATTAGGGCATATTTGGTTTCTACGTgacctcctaaaatttctgtcatatcgaatgtttggacatatgcatggagtactaaatatagactaattatgaaactaattgcacaac includes these proteins:
- the LOC136527940 gene encoding calcium-binding protein KIC-like produces the protein MASRQQRQQQAGAAAAASSAAVDFEDYLPVMAERLGEDGMMRELASGFRLLMDPARGLITFDSLRRNAPLLGLGGMSDDDLRGMLAEGDFDGDGALSEMEFCVLMVRLSPELMDEPRRWLDDAVDQASRFLFTS